Proteins co-encoded in one Cellulosilyticum sp. I15G10I2 genomic window:
- a CDS encoding flavodoxin family protein: MKTIFDLRERQDNEIYEIIQSLYDEPLKVVRLDDKSINACIGCWNCWLKTPGRCVMKDQMAESYSDYVNSDAIILLIDTAQGFISHKAKAFFDRTIPHYHPYIKIVDGECHHVARYKCYPDMVFYYDTEGLTTQEEHVIEDYLYRTAYHFQSKAYRVIKDGSIQLGLLEPRKAKRQAVAFNSIEPMEKLVIYNGSPRRSGSNSGLILKKTLETLGDRVEIRDLKEVDKWGEWADAFKTENNVMFFMPLYVHAMPSHVMGFIEKLQASRGSISFFVQSGFPESSQSHYLEAYFEQLALRLGRTYMGTAIKGGIEGLQMRPIKAQEKIIEPMVKSIANLVWGGSFDTKSICQLSRPIRLGKGMEILFEVLSKTGLVNFFWDQQLKKNDAYEKRFDCPYIF; this comes from the coding sequence GTGAAAACTATATTTGATCTAAGAGAGAGGCAAGATAATGAAATTTATGAGATCATACAAAGTCTTTATGATGAACCTTTAAAGGTTGTTAGATTGGATGATAAATCAATTAATGCGTGCATTGGATGTTGGAACTGTTGGCTCAAGACTCCTGGTAGATGTGTGATGAAAGATCAAATGGCTGAATCTTATTCCGACTATGTAAACAGTGATGCTATAATTTTATTAATCGATACAGCACAAGGATTTATTAGCCATAAGGCTAAAGCTTTTTTTGATAGGACAATTCCACACTATCATCCATATATAAAAATTGTAGATGGAGAATGTCATCATGTTGCTAGATATAAGTGTTATCCTGATATGGTATTTTACTATGATACTGAAGGATTAACTACTCAAGAAGAGCATGTTATTGAAGATTATTTGTATCGTACTGCCTACCATTTTCAATCTAAGGCCTACCGCGTTATAAAAGATGGCAGTATTCAACTAGGTTTACTGGAACCAAGGAAGGCTAAAAGACAGGCTGTGGCCTTTAATTCAATTGAACCCATGGAAAAACTAGTGATTTACAATGGTTCGCCGAGAAGGAGTGGCAGTAATTCCGGACTTATTCTGAAAAAAACCCTTGAAACCCTTGGGGATAGGGTTGAGATTCGTGATTTGAAGGAAGTAGATAAATGGGGGGAGTGGGCAGATGCTTTTAAAACAGAGAATAATGTCATGTTTTTCATGCCCTTGTATGTCCATGCAATGCCTTCCCACGTGATGGGATTTATCGAGAAACTACAAGCTTCCAGAGGAAGTATAAGTTTTTTTGTGCAATCTGGCTTTCCGGAAAGTAGTCAGTCTCACTATCTTGAGGCATATTTTGAACAACTAGCCCTTAGATTGGGAAGAACTTACATGGGTACAGCCATTAAGGGTGGGATAGAAGGTTTGCAGATGAGGCCTATTAAAGCTCAAGAAAAGATTATTGAACCAATGGTAAAATCCATTGCTAACTTGGTGTGGGGAGGAAGTTTCGACACAAAGAGTATTTGCCAATTGTCTAGACCCATTCGGTTGGGAAAGGGTATGGAAATTCTCTTTGAGGTACTTAGTAAGACTGGGCTAGTAAATTTTTTCTGGGATCAACAACTTAAAAAAAATGATGCATATGAAAAACGATTTGATTGCCCTTATATATTTTAA
- a CDS encoding VOC family protein — MKRSMMQAYVTRSDEAVALYQKAFDAVLISSYPNEDGTFFHSELDIQGEILAVAERNSEYAIIGEETFTGNVMQFCLHYGEGNEEKVRKAYEVLKIDAKILMPLAPCEYSLLMADFIDKYGIRWCLFV; from the coding sequence AGAAGTGATGAGGCGGTGGCTCTTTATCAAAAGGCTTTTGATGCTGTTCTCATCAGCAGTTATCCAAATGAAGATGGAACGTTTTTTCACTCAGAGCTTGATATTCAAGGGGAAATTTTAGCTGTGGCAGAACGAAATTCTGAATATGCTATTATTGGTGAGGAAACGTTTACAGGAAACGTAATGCAGTTTTGTTTACATTATGGAGAAGGTAACGAAGAAAAGGTGCGGAAAGCATATGAAGTGTTAAAAATTGATGCTAAAATTTTGATGCCGCTTGCACCATGTGAATACAGTTTACTTATGGCAGATTTCATTGATAAATATGGTATTAGATGGTGCTTATTTGTATAA
- a CDS encoding cell division protein, which yields MTKSRFDYFITLIVALPAVIIGAIAMSVNNIPSINFVLNIICLLTGWLVSCCVISKNSKIKKSGNYGKIRIVLILMLYVITFIDLGMDGVHRWLSLGPIRLYISSIFAPILIIELWALLKNNNELLVAVITIIVAILLVLQPDASQLTAFAIPMMIILFSKINNKILSCFIIGILISLIITSWIFLDSLPAVIYVEEIVGLVMGMGLIWSILGIISLIILPMPFLFLSKMNERILSKCLGLYFVILIITTSFGNFPVPLMGYGISPIIGYLMAITWLIKTK from the coding sequence ATGACTAAAAGCAGATTTGATTATTTCATAACACTAATTGTGGCATTGCCTGCTGTTATTATCGGAGCAATTGCTATGAGTGTAAATAATATTCCGAGTATAAACTTTGTACTAAATATTATTTGCCTGTTAACTGGCTGGTTAGTTTCATGTTGCGTAATATCTAAAAATTCAAAAATTAAAAAAAGCGGAAATTATGGAAAAATAAGAATTGTCTTGATACTTATGTTATATGTAATAACTTTTATTGATCTAGGAATGGATGGCGTTCATAGATGGTTATCCTTAGGACCAATAAGGTTATATATATCAAGTATATTTGCTCCTATACTAATAATTGAGTTATGGGCACTTTTGAAAAATAATAATGAATTATTGGTTGCAGTAATTACAATAATAGTAGCTATTCTGCTAGTTTTACAACCAGATGCATCGCAGTTAACTGCGTTTGCAATTCCTATGATGATAATCCTTTTTAGTAAGATTAATAACAAAATTCTTTCATGTTTTATAATCGGTATATTAATCTCTTTGATAATCACTTCATGGATATTCTTAGATTCTCTTCCAGCGGTAATATATGTAGAAGAAATAGTTGGGTTGGTAATGGGTATGGGCTTGATATGGTCTATTCTTGGAATTATTTCGCTTATTATTTTACCAATGCCATTTTTATTTTTATCAAAGATGAACGAGAGAATATTATCAAAGTGTCTAGGCTTATACTTTGTAATCTTAATTATTACCACTTCTTTTGGGAATTTTCCAGTTCCACTAATGGGATATGGTATTTCGCCAATAATAGGTTATTTAATGGCAATAACTTGGTTAATTAAAACTAAATAA
- a CDS encoding AAA family ATPase, producing MINRIHILGASGSGTTTLGKALSEKLNYVHLDTDDYYWKPTNPPFQEKTICEERQETLKRDLLNNKKWILSGSLCGWGDIFIPYFDLVIFLWIPNELRMNRLMERERRRYEEKIEPSGELYKQHIEFIDWASQYDDGDLNIRSRILHEKWLHELSCKVIRLEGVFELEEKLDKVLEFIEAESNHGLGIPIG from the coding sequence TTGATTAATAGGATACATATATTAGGAGCATCTGGGTCAGGGACAACTACTTTGGGAAAGGCATTATCTGAGAAACTTAATTATGTTCATCTTGATACAGATGATTATTACTGGAAGCCTACAAACCCTCCATTTCAGGAAAAAACAATTTGTGAAGAAAGACAAGAAACATTGAAAAGAGATTTGTTAAATAATAAAAAGTGGATATTATCAGGATCGCTTTGTGGCTGGGGAGATATTTTCATACCATATTTTGACTTAGTAATATTTCTTTGGATACCTAATGAATTACGTATGAATAGGTTAATGGAAAGAGAAAGAAGAAGATACGAAGAAAAGATAGAGCCAAGTGGTGAGTTATATAAGCAGCACATAGAATTTATAGATTGGGCATCTCAATATGATGATGGGGACTTGAATATTCGAAGCAGAATATTACATGAAAAATGGCTTCATGAACTAAGTTGTAAGGTAATAAGATTGGAAGGGGTATTTGAGCTAGAAGAGAAATTAGACAAAGTACTAGAATTTATTGAAGCTGAAAGTAATCATGGCTTGGGTATTCCTATTGGGTGA
- a CDS encoding dihydrofolate reductase family protein: protein MSVFFYGCITMDGYLADKNHNLDWLYQTGTIEETGYESFYKSMDITVMGKRTFNEIKNIENISSLYPTTKNYVFTHAERLSVRDFIPTNCDIVEFVRQIERNKNIWIVGGNTILAPLLDNDMVDNIIIQIAPVLLGGGIPLFSQKEVLKRFYLQEVKKYGQFAELIYRKI from the coding sequence ATGAGTGTATTTTTTTACGGTTGCATTACTATGGATGGTTATCTTGCTGACAAAAACCATAATCTGGACTGGCTTTATCAAACTGGTACAATAGAAGAAACTGGTTATGAAAGCTTTTATAAAAGCATGGATATTACTGTAATGGGCAAAAGAACATTTAATGAAATTAAAAATATAGAGAATATCAGCAGTCTTTATCCGACTACTAAAAATTATGTTTTTACACATGCTGAACGCTTATCAGTCAGGGACTTTATTCCTACGAATTGTGATATTGTTGAATTTGTAAGGCAAATAGAGAGGAATAAAAATATTTGGATTGTTGGAGGAAACACAATATTAGCTCCTCTGTTAGATAATGACATGGTTGATAATATAATAATACAGATTGCCCCTGTGTTATTGGGGGGGGGAATACCATTATTTTCACAAAAAGAAGTATTGAAGCGATTTTACTTGCAAGAAGTAAAAAAGTATGGACAATTTGCGGAATTAATTTATAGAAAAATATAA
- the arr gene encoding NAD(+)--rifampin ADP-ribosyltransferase, translating to MNDKEDILDNGPFFHGTKAELKIGDLLESQHLSNYQDKKSNYIYFTATLNAAKWGAELATAKSKERIYIVEPLGEFENDPNLTDKRFPGNPTRSYRSKAPLKIIAELGSWERHSDEEINHMLSSLKKLRDEGKNVIYD from the coding sequence ATGAATGACAAAGAAGATATTTTAGATAATGGTCCTTTTTTTCATGGTACTAAAGCAGAACTAAAAATTGGAGATTTATTAGAATCACAACACTTGTCAAATTACCAAGATAAAAAATCTAACTATATATATTTTACTGCAACATTAAATGCCGCTAAATGGGGTGCTGAATTAGCGACAGCTAAATCAAAAGAAAGAATTTATATTGTAGAACCATTAGGTGAATTTGAAAATGACCCGAATTTAACTGACAAAAGATTTCCAGGAAATCCAACACGTTCTTATAGATCTAAAGCTCCTTTGAAAATAATAGCTGAATTAGGTTCATGGGAAAGACATTCCGATGAAGAAATAAATCATATGCTTTCATCTTTGAAAAAGCTAAGGGATGAAGGAAAAAATGTAATATATGATTAA
- a CDS encoding CPBP family glutamic-type intramembrane protease, whose amino-acid sequence MNTLQMLISYFLRIFPGIGLIMLVFVLIKPNVYFRTVIYIFAFILVRDAMTPLGLWTLGKEKGIIWLRMSSDPIFLIIFAGISLIAVFALHKLDKENGKYLMWFRDKKFTGLIYGILGCIVVVTPFLILYSGIDINNRGGSVNISILLPLLLFSMFGNLLEECLFRGYALGILKNSQNCLIAGINTGVIFAACHIFLAITVTDIGLPILIFTLWEGIIAGLVGSRYGVIPATITHGGAIFILSAGLI is encoded by the coding sequence ATGAATACGTTGCAGATGCTAATAAGTTACTTTTTAAGAATTTTTCCAGGAATAGGATTGATAATGTTAGTGTTTGTTCTAATTAAACCAAATGTTTATTTTAGAACAGTTATCTATATTTTTGCTTTTATACTGGTGCGTGATGCTATGACGCCATTAGGATTATGGACTCTTGGTAAAGAAAAGGGAATAATATGGTTGAGGATGAGTTCAGATCCCATATTTTTAATAATATTTGCAGGTATTAGTTTAATTGCTGTTTTTGCTCTACATAAACTTGATAAAGAAAATGGAAAGTATTTAATGTGGTTTCGTGATAAAAAATTTACAGGTTTAATATATGGAATACTTGGATGTATAGTTGTCGTGACACCTTTTTTAATATTATATAGTGGTATAGATATTAACAATAGAGGTGGCAGCGTTAATATCTCAATTTTATTACCATTATTATTATTTTCAATGTTTGGCAACCTGTTAGAAGAGTGTTTATTTCGTGGATATGCGCTCGGTATATTGAAAAACAGTCAAAATTGTTTGATCGCGGGTATTAATACAGGTGTAATATTTGCAGCTTGTCATATTTTCTTAGCAATTACTGTTACTGACATTGGACTCCCTATTTTAATATTTACACTTTGGGAAGGTATAATAGCAGGACTAGTTGGTAGTAGATATGGCGTTATTCCTGCTACCATAACTCATGGAGGGGCAATATTTATTTTAAGCGCAGGGCTTATATAG